The following are encoded in a window of Cryobacterium sp. CG_9.6 genomic DNA:
- a CDS encoding aminotransferase class V-fold PLP-dependent enzyme: MTALTRFTAGFTEEPGYLDYASVGPVSAAVAAEMLGQAEVLGRARFGSLDHLRDQDMLTREAVARTISFRPDQIALQPNTTSGIMHAMFGLTGGVLLSAGDDPSLPFAAVRAAEALRVVSPTWLHMPGNRVTPGRIKDQLTPEISAVSVCLVDSRTGHRVDLEGIRQVIGERMLFVDADQGFGVVDAPYELADVVASGGQKWTRAGWGTGFLALSDRAADRLVPVFSGYAGTDVDDPFDEVTSPSPGARAFRVADGDPFAEARFQTALEELHPVGVAAIAGAVAENVTTLIDLADEFAIPVISPRDEHERAGIVVLEPPAEQLTLLQASLHNHGVSVTTRGGTIRLSVHAHLQVDTIDMLRGAFTSYSTAATY; the protein is encoded by the coding sequence ATGACCGCTCTCACTCGTTTCACGGCCGGTTTCACCGAGGAACCCGGCTACCTGGACTACGCGAGCGTGGGCCCCGTGTCCGCAGCCGTGGCCGCCGAAATGCTCGGGCAAGCCGAAGTGCTCGGTCGTGCCCGTTTTGGCAGTCTGGACCACCTCCGCGACCAGGACATGCTCACCAGAGAGGCCGTTGCCCGCACCATCAGCTTTCGCCCAGACCAGATCGCGCTCCAGCCCAACACCACCTCGGGAATCATGCACGCCATGTTTGGGCTCACGGGCGGAGTGCTCCTGTCTGCGGGTGACGACCCGAGCTTGCCCTTCGCGGCGGTGCGAGCAGCGGAGGCGCTGCGGGTCGTGTCCCCGACATGGCTGCACATGCCGGGTAACCGGGTGACCCCGGGCCGGATCAAAGACCAGCTCACGCCCGAAATCAGCGCGGTGTCGGTGTGTCTGGTGGATTCACGCACGGGTCACCGTGTTGACCTGGAGGGCATCCGGCAGGTCATTGGTGAGCGGATGCTGTTCGTTGACGCGGATCAGGGTTTCGGGGTGGTCGATGCGCCGTATGAACTGGCGGACGTGGTTGCGTCCGGAGGACAGAAGTGGACTCGGGCCGGGTGGGGGACTGGATTTCTCGCGCTCAGCGACCGCGCCGCCGACCGACTGGTTCCGGTGTTTTCCGGTTACGCCGGAACCGATGTCGATGACCCCTTCGACGAGGTGACTTCGCCCAGCCCGGGCGCGCGAGCCTTTCGGGTGGCAGACGGGGACCCGTTCGCCGAGGCCCGCTTCCAGACAGCGCTCGAGGAACTTCACCCGGTGGGCGTCGCCGCGATTGCTGGCGCCGTGGCCGAGAACGTGACAACGCTGATCGATCTGGCTGATGAGTTTGCCATCCCGGTGATATCGCCTCGCGACGAACACGAACGGGCCGGTATTGTCGTGCTTGAGCCACCGGCCGAACAGCTCACGCTGCTGCAGGCGAGCCTCCACAACCATGGCGTGAGCGTGACCACCAGAGGTGGAACGATTCGATTGAGTGTGCATGCACATCTCCAGGTCGACACCATCGATATGCTTCGTGGCGCGTTTACGTCGTATTCAACCGCCGCAACCTACTGA
- a CDS encoding isoprenyl transferase: MQKRQPPSFRGLLYGLYQRRLRRGLTPDQMPQHVAMIIDGNRRWARQLGFESAAHGHRAGAAKMREFLEWCDDLGISVVTLYLLSSDNLTQRPSDELADLIEIIAELAEELSHYRNWRVQQVGSSLGLPEPLTAALNGAQARTAGHNGLHINLAVGYGGRTEITDAMRSIVKAHHAQGGSLEDLAETLTPELIGQHLYTGGQPDPDLVIRTSGEQRLSDFMLWQSAHSEFYFVEALGPDLRQVDFLRALRDFAKRQRRFGS; encoded by the coding sequence GTGCAGAAACGCCAGCCTCCTTCGTTCCGCGGACTCCTTTACGGTTTATACCAGCGTCGACTGCGCCGTGGCCTCACCCCGGATCAGATGCCCCAACACGTTGCCATGATCATTGACGGTAACCGTCGATGGGCGCGACAGCTCGGCTTTGAATCGGCCGCCCACGGACACCGTGCGGGCGCCGCAAAGATGCGCGAGTTCCTCGAATGGTGCGATGATCTCGGCATTTCGGTGGTCACCCTGTACCTGTTGTCTTCTGACAACCTCACCCAGCGGCCGAGCGATGAACTCGCCGACCTGATCGAGATCATTGCGGAGCTGGCCGAAGAACTCTCTCACTACCGCAACTGGCGCGTTCAGCAGGTGGGGTCCTCCCTGGGGCTTCCGGAGCCGCTGACGGCCGCTCTGAACGGCGCTCAGGCCCGCACAGCAGGCCATAACGGGCTCCACATCAACCTCGCCGTGGGCTACGGTGGCCGCACCGAAATCACAGACGCCATGCGCAGCATCGTGAAGGCGCATCACGCTCAGGGTGGCAGCCTCGAAGACCTTGCGGAGACCCTGACCCCCGAGCTGATCGGCCAGCATCTCTACACCGGCGGTCAGCCCGATCCCGACCTCGTGATTCGTACCTCCGGCGAGCAGCGGCTGAGCGACTTCATGCTGTGGCAGAGTGCGCACAGCGAGTTCTACTTCGTTGAGGCGCTCGGTCCAGATCTGCGGCAGGTTGACTTTCTGCGTGCTCTGCGCGACTTCGCCAAGCGTCAACGCCGATTCGGCAGCTGA
- a CDS encoding hemolysin III family protein yields the protein MATEHDIPNLPLLDAADTHPEDVKPTWRGWIHTGIFPVTIVAGIILLIVADGPTATWSSAVFVLTSMLLFGNSALYHRFNWQPRTRIVLKRIDHANIFLLIAGSYTPITVLALPPEKSTLLLMIVWTGAILGIAFRVFWIHAPRWLYVPLYLLLSYGALIFIADFFAANALMMTLILVGGLCYTIGAVIYALKKPNPVPGVFGFHEIFHALTVIAFLCHFVAITMIATHPLYP from the coding sequence ATGGCAACAGAGCACGACATCCCCAATCTGCCGCTACTAGACGCCGCCGATACTCATCCGGAAGACGTCAAACCCACGTGGCGCGGCTGGATTCATACCGGAATATTTCCCGTGACCATTGTTGCCGGAATCATTCTGCTCATTGTCGCCGACGGGCCTACCGCCACCTGGAGTTCGGCGGTCTTCGTGCTCACCTCGATGCTGCTATTTGGTAATTCGGCGCTGTACCACCGGTTCAATTGGCAGCCCCGCACGCGGATCGTCCTCAAACGCATTGATCACGCGAATATCTTTCTTCTGATTGCTGGTTCGTACACGCCCATCACCGTGCTGGCGCTACCGCCGGAGAAATCGACCCTGCTGCTGATGATTGTCTGGACCGGTGCCATCCTCGGTATCGCGTTCCGAGTCTTCTGGATTCACGCGCCGCGCTGGCTCTACGTGCCGCTGTACCTACTCCTCAGCTACGGTGCACTCATCTTCATCGCCGACTTCTTTGCCGCCAACGCCCTGATGATGACGCTCATCCTCGTGGGAGGCCTCTGCTACACCATCGGCGCAGTGATTTACGCGTTGAAGAAGCCCAACCCGGTGCCCGGCGTCTTCGGCTTCCACGAGATCTTTCACGCGCTCACAGTGATTGCCTTCCTCTGCCACTTTGTGGCGATTACCATGATCGCGACCCACCCGCTCTACCCATAG